The nucleotide sequence GCCAAGGGACATTACCAGTTTGCGCAGGGGCAGCACATAGAGGTTCATGTTAGCGGGGCAAAGGCGCACCGCCCGGAAATACCAACGTAGCGCCGTTTTCATGTCCTTTGTGGCAAAGGCGGCGATAACCGCCATCTTGAATGCCAGAAACGAATAACCACGTTGCCTGATGCGCGCTGGAACCAGCGGGTGTTCCAGATGCCTGCGCATGGTGTCCCATTCTTTTTGCAGGGCTTCATCGCCATTGCGAACAGCACTGCCCGCTCTTTGACGATAGAAAAGCAGCTCGTCGTCCAGCCCCACAGCGGCACTTGGATCATCTGCGCAGCACCGGGCCAGCAGACGCAGTAAAAAGTCCCTGTCTTCCGCTGTTGCCAGTTGCGTATCAAAAGGACCGGCTGCTTTCACATCCACGGTTTTTGCCACCCATGCGCCCATGCAGAATTCCGCATGCAGCAGCATATCCCACCAGATGTTGCCGGTCTGGTGCACATTGACCCAGGGCTGCGGCTTGCACTGGCTGCTGCCGTCCATAAACATGGCATAGCGACACCAGGCCAGGCGACGGGAATCATGGGTCAGAGCCGTAACCATGCGCTCAAGAAATGTGGGGTGCCAGATATCGTCACTGTCCAGCATGGTGACAAGGGGCGTCTCGACGAGCGCAATTCCTGCATTGCGCGTCGCACATACTCCCGCATGCGGGCGTGGCACAAAACGAAAGCGCGGGTCGCCTGTCGTGCTGTTTGCAAAAAATTCTGCGGTATTGTCCGTTGAGCCGTCATCGACCACCAGACAAAGAAAATCGGTGTACGTCTGCTCCCGCACGGACTGCAGGGTGTAAGGCAGCCAGGGCCCTGTGTTGTATGTGGGAATTATGATCGTAATTTCAGGCATTTGTTCTTCCTGTCATGCGCTGCCGTACACGGCGCAGGGCATTGTCCCAGCCTGTATTGAGTGAGCGCAGCATGCACTCGTCGTGCTCCTGCAGTATCACAGACCGAAATAGCGCGTGAGGGCTGGTCGCGGGGGAATTCGTGCCACGCTCTGTTGTTACCGCCGTGGCAAAGTCCAGTCTGGCAGCCATTTTGTATTCACGTTGCCATGCCGCATTGTACCCGCCAAAGGGATATGCCAGGTGTCTTACGGGCTTGCCCAGCATTTCTTCAATGCGCAGACGTGATTGCTCCATCTGGCGTTGGCATTCCTTATCTGCCAGCGTGCCGAGCGCGCCGTGGTTCAGGGTGTGCGCACCAATGGTAATAAGCGGGTGCTCGGCCAGCCTTGCGACCATTTCCCATGTGGGCATGGCATCGGGCTGGCGGCAGTGGCGGGTTGTACCCAGGCTGTCAATGAAGAGGCGCTGCTGTTCTTCCTCAAGGCGAAAGCAGAAAGTGTTGAGTCTGCGGAACATGGTCAGACGTTGCAATGGGGTGCGTAGCGGGCCAGTAAAGTGCGCACCCGCAAAATACGCGTCGAGCTGTTGCTTGCCGCTGTTGACTGCGGCATCAATGCCGTACCACCACAAAAATGGGTCGCCATCCACAAAATCTGTGCACAGGTAAAGCACCGCAGGAATGTTGAATTTTTCCAGTATGGGCAGGGCGTAGTGGGCCACATCCGCATAAAAATCGTCAAAGCCAACGGCAACGGCTTGCTGTGGCAGATTGCCCCGAGCAACGTCATCCATGGACACGGCATGGGCATTGGCGGCCCAGTAGGCCATATGCTCGGCAAACCGGGCGGGTGTGACTGCCAGGTCGGCATGGATGCATGGATACTGCTGCCACTGGTCGTGCTGCAATACTCGGTGGTAACCCACAATCACGGGATTACCGCGCAACGGCGCGCACAGGCAGTCAATGCCAGGCAGTTGGCCCATGGCTCGCGTAGCCTTCACAACAAGGCTCTTTACAGCCAGAGGAAGCATATCATCTCGTTGTGGTATCCCGCACGCCGCATAGACCGGCCAGCAGGGCTCGCAGGCGTTGCTGAAAGGCGGCATGGCAGTGCTGGGCCATTACCGTGTCATAGCGCTGGCGGCATTGCCGGGCCAGCTCTGCCGCCGGAGTCTGCAGCATGCTTTGCAGGCAGCCAGGAATATCCTGGTCTTCATGAAAAGACGGCAGGGACAGGTCTCTGGCAATATATTCCAAGCTTCCAAGTGAGCGCACGGCCACCATGCAGCCCATGGCAATCTGTTGCAGGGGCACAAGGGGGGCAGCCTCAAAACTGCGTCCGGGGGTTGCCTCTGGGCATCTTGAAGGGATAATGCACACCTGGAGCCCAATTTCATCTACCTTTGCGGGCAAATTTTCTACCCATCCGTGAAAAACAACATTGGCAGGGGATTCGGCACGCAGCCTGTCTTCATATGTTTTTTCAGAAAAAGCGGCATCTCCGAGCACGTGAAAGGTCAGGTCTGAAAACTGCCGTGCAAGGGCGGGCAGAACATCCTGGCCTTTTTCGGGAGAAATGCGGCCAACAATGCCAATGTGGCGGATGGGCCTGTCTGAAAAACGGTCTTTGAATGCCACCTGTGTAAAGCGCGAATCCAGACCATTTTCAACCAGTCGCAGCTTGGGGCTGTTGAAGTGTGGCGAAAACTGGCACAGCTGGTCACGTATAAACTCCGAAGGGGCTACAACCGCTGCCGTGTTTCTGAACATGATTACGCGAGAAAATATACTTTTTTCGAGGTTGGTGTGGTTGAGATGAATGTGGAACGCGGCCTTTTTGTTCAAAAAAATCATGCTCAGCAGCGCCACAGGCAGTAGTCTGTTGCCGTTGACATAAATCACATCTGCAGTTTTCAGAAGCTTGAGCTTTTGAAAAAAGACGCGCAACCCGTTGCCCACAAAGCGCAGAATATCAAAAAACGATTTGGTTCCACATGTCAGCCGGCACTCGTCGGTGTTCTCAACGTGCACGCCCATGGATGTAAGCCTATCGGCACAGCTCCCTTTGGGAATAATCACCGCCACATCGCAAAACAATGCCTGTGCTGCCAGAACCAACTCCAGCAACACCTGCTGCCCCCCACCAAGGGAGCCATATTGATCAAGGAATACGATTCTTTTATTGTATTTCATCTTAAATATGTACTAATATATCTTTGTTAGTGGGTGCGGTGTATTTAAATATTCTGCCAGAAAAAGTGCATCTATCTTGCATTGTATTTTATAAATATCATGTAACTGTGAAATTACGTACTATTTGCTGTAGGGTACAAACAAAAAAGTGAAAGTCTTAATTGCCCATTTTAGACGTTTCAGATTGCACAATAAAAAACCAATATCGTTCTGTTCAACAAGAATATCCTGAAGTTGCATGCCGTGCAAGCTAGAGCCATCCGCTAGAAGCATTGGACATAGGCCGTTTCACCAGCTGCCTTGATACGGATTATTAAAGCGATGTTGCCCTCAGTGCCGCCACGAGGGTGCAGCTTTGCGTAATACATGGTGGTCTTGTTGCCTTGGGGCATGGTTGTGTTGGGGCCGATGGCTATGCGCGTTCTGTCAAAAAGTTCAGAAGAAATTTTTTCAAAAGGCGAAGTAAGCAGGGCAGGCAACTGCTTTTGGGGTAGCAGGTGGGTGGCCGCTTTAGGAATCATGGAGCTGTCTTGTGCCACCGTAAAGAAAAAAATTTCGTCTATAGCTTTTTTGTCGTCCTGAAAAACAGCCGCTACCACGTTGCCCTTGTCGCGCGGCGTAACGTAAACGCCTTGCAGGCTTATGCCCTGCATCACGGGTAGGCTGCCAGTCCAGCGCTGGCTGGCCGTGTCTGTGAGCGTGCCGGGGGTGGCGTCCATGAGCAGGTAGGCGTTTTCAAGCCCGTACCAGCGCGAAAACTGGCTCGGCCAGGGCACAGGGTTGCCCCGCAGCGTGTCGAGGAAAAAGAAATTTTTGTGTCGAACTGCCGGGTATTCTGTAAGAAACACAATGTGTTCTCCGCGCTGCTGGGCGGCTTTGACATCGGCGTCGCGCGCGGCTTGGGCCTCTAAAAGCTGCACGTAATCAGTACGGGTTTGCAATGCGGAAACTGCGAGCAGCGGTATGCACAGGGCGGGCAGAATCCAGAGCCACGACCATTTTCTAAGCGCCGCATCAAAGGCCATGTTGGCCGCAACAAGCGCCATTACAAATGCCATGCTCAACGCCCGGTATGATGCAGAACCGCCGCCAAAGATGATGACCACCGACAGCGCGGATGCCGCAAAAAAGGCAAGCACCACAGCAAAAGGAAAACATTGGGTTTTACGTGATTTTTCATACAGCAAAGCTGCGACCAGCGCAGAAAACAGCGCCGGAACGGATATGGTGTACAGGTATTTGTAGATCAGTATAACCGCATTCGAGATGAATGTTCCCAGCTGGAAGGAGTTGGAAGCACTTGCCCTTGCAAAGTTGCCCGGTGCGCCAATGCTGAAGGCCGCACCAACTGCCAGGGCAATGAGGGCGGCTACGGCCCAAGCTGGCGGTCTGGTCTGGCCTCGTCTGCGGTAGAGCATAAACGCGCCCAGAAAAAGTGCGGGAAGAATGACGACCTCAACCCAGAATGGAATGCAAAACGCCAACAGCACGAATGGCAAGGCCAGCCAGCCTGGCAGCCATTTGCCGGAATCCATGTAATAGCGGTAGGGCACAAGAAAAAAGCACGTGCACGTAACCGCAAGCAGGTAAAGGGATCCTGTTCGCCACAGTAAAATTTCCCACGCTTCAGGCAGGCAGAACCAGAATATGGCAAAGGGAAATACCCAGCGCCACAGGCTGAAATTGCTTTTCCATGCCTGACCGTAGGTCAGCAGGTGCACTCCCGCGAGCAGCAGGCACACCGCTGCGGCAGATATGATGCCAAAAAGCTGGGGGCTGATGTGCTGCACGGAGATCATCCATGCGTGCCCCAGCAGGCGGCCGCCCCATGTAAAATACTTTTCCCAGATTGTTTGCAGCAGGTCGTCGTGGCTGCCCAAAAAAAAGGAATAGTCGTCCGCAAACATGGGCGTATGCGTAGAAAGGGAGTAAAAGAGCAGAAAAATGGCCAGCAAAAAAATAAAAACTGTATTTTTGCGCATAGGTGTTCTTTCTGCCTCTTGCTATAATATCACATAGCTACAGACGGAATATCGCTACATCAAGGGGTGCTGATCTCTTTATGCGCGTGCCATGGCCTTCTTGAGCCGTAACAGCGCCGCATAGGCAAAGCCGCGTGGGCCGGCGCTCTGGCAGTGGGCGTAGAGTGGAAGTTCCTCGTTGCACCAGTCTGCCTTGTACCCTTCAGCCCCGACGGTAAAATCAAAGCAGGTGCACTTTGCATCAATCACCTGCGTCATCAGCCATTCAAGCAGAAGGCGGCCGCAGGAATATCTTTGCCACGGGCCGCCCGCATGGGTGGGCATCAGGTAGTTGAAGCTGTGTCGCCACTGCATGCCCCAATGGGTTGCCAGAATTTCATCATCGAGCAGCATGGCTGCAACATGCACGCGTGGGCTGCACTGCGGCGCGCACCAGTGCTGCGCCATGCGCAGATAAAACTCTTCGTGCGCGGGTAAGGAAAAAATGTCGAACACGCCCGTTTCTGCATAACGGCGACGTTTTTGGGCAATCATGGCTCGGGTAAAGCGTGTTGCCAGTTCTGGCGTGTCTGCAATGGCGAACCGCACCTGGCCGATTTCGTTCAGGCGTTTGAGCTGGCGGCGCGAGTCCTGGGCCAGTTTTTTTTTATGTATACGGGCAAGGTGTGTCGCACCATCGGTACTGCTGCTGCGCGAGGCGCTTGATGAGCCAGCCTTCCATCCGTCCAGCAGCGTGAGGGGGTTTGGTCGGTCTGCGCCGTCTGCATTGGGGATAACACTGCTGATCTGGCGAAGATGCGCTGCCTGAGCACCGCTTTGGCGTACAATGTTTTTCCAGATGTGCCGGATTGTGGGCGCGTCCAGTTGCGGGCAGTCGGGGGCAAGCGCGGGGGCTTCATAGTCGCACAGCAGGCCGCCGCAAAATTCCAGCACCTTCATGCCGTATCGGGGACGAAGCACCAGGGGAAACAGCATGGCCGGGGCATTGTCCAGCTCAACCATTGCAAGGCGGGGTGTACGGTTTTGCGCAACTGCTGCCGTGTCGAGCCATGTTTGAACAAAGGCCCGTGTCTGGAAAACGTGCAGGCTGCCTTGAGCTTCCCACTGCTGCCAGACTGATTCCAGCGGAGAAACGGATTCTTCAATGATGATGCGCATGCGTGGCTTCTATCATGGAGGCGTCAGGCTGTCCAACCAGCGGCGGGCATGTGCATGATGGGCCAGAGATGGGGGGCGCTTCTTTGGCAGACCGCTGAGGATTGGTAGCAGGCCATTCAATGCCTATGGCGGGGTCGTTCCAGCGGGTTGCCGCCGCGTCTTCCGGCAAGAATAATCTGTGCATTTGTAGTGGAAATGGACGATATCGCTCGTGTCCACAAAGCCATGCGCCATGCTGGCGTACTCCCTCGCTGCTACTGGTTCTGCTGCGAGAGCTCAACCTCAAACCATTTTCCCAAAGTGGTTGAACCGTGGCGGCTATCAATGGCCACGCCAACAACGCTGCCCAGCAAAACATATACCAGGTTGCCCTACGTGAGTGTTTTCTGATAGTGCTGGCCGCGCAAAATGCCCCGTGCAGGCACAGCACAAATGGCAGGGTTATGCCTGCGACCTCGTAGCGCTGCTGCCAGGTTTGCACAAAATATCCGCGTATATCGTCCCAACACATTGGTTCTATTATCAATGCTCCTTCATGGTCTGCGCCCTGTCAAACAGACAGTTAAAAACGCCCCAGCCCGCATTCACTTGTTCGATAAGGTACTGTCCATAATCTGTTTTGGCCATGGCTTTGCCCGCGCTTGTAAATCGTTTGCCGCAATAAGCGCGTTACGCCAGGCAACTTTTTCCAGACAGACCATCTGGAGCCACTGGTGTTTTTCCACCGCCTGCACAAAGGTCCCGGCATCAATCGAGGGAATCGTGGTGCATGTGTCAAGCCTTGCAATGCCCAGCCCCATAAGCTCTAGCAGATTGCCCTGTTTGAGGATGCGGTTGTTGACATCTGTAATTTTCAGCTCGCCCCGACAGAGGGGCGCAGCCCCGGGCGATGTCGGCTCTACTTCAAAGACGGGGGCATAGCGTCTCCAAGAAAAATGGGCATACCAAGCAAAGCCGGTATGCCCACCAGGGCAACCTTTATTTTCCGACCAAAGAAAAGAAGAGAAGGCCCTGTGGAACAATTTTTAATTGGCTTGCGGGATTTTGCAATCGAAAAAGTGGTGAGTCGTACTCCCCCGGTTTTTGAGGCCAGGTGGACGGGCAAGAATACGTGCCCGCACTGCGCAGGCGAAAAACTACGCATCAAGGACTCATTCTGGCGGACGATCCGTAATATTTCCATTCATGGAAGGGCGTCACGCCTGTTGGTTCGCTGCCACAAATACCGATGCGAGAGCTGCGGCAGATATTTTAATACCAGACTTGCAGGAATAAAGGTGTGGAGCAGGACAACAGAGATGCTTAAGCGCAACATATTTCAGGCTTACAACAAAGGTGTTACCTGTAAGGAAATCGCCGATGAGCACCGGATTGGCGTTGCCAGCGTGGAGCGGTACTACCACCAGATGATGCAGCACAAGAGCAGCCACTGGGCAAACCGTACATGCCCGCGCATTCTGGGCATTGATGAGCATAGATTTACGCGCAGGCAGGGCTTTGCAACCACATTTTGCGACTTGGCCCGCCGCAGGGTATTTGATGTGGTTAAAGGGCGCAGTGCCGCCGATATGCGTGATTTTTTGCAATCACTGCAAGGCCGCCACAAAGTAAAAGTTGTCTGTATTGATATGAATTCTGCGTATCGGCGTCTGGTGCGGGAATGGTTTCCCAATGCGCGCATTGTTGCGGACAGGTTTCATGTTATCAGGCTGGTGAATCAACACTTTTCAGAGCTGTGTAAAGCAATTGATGAAAAACAACTTGCCCATGGGCGCGGCGGTATGATGCGTCTTTTGCTGACTCGCCGTGATCGGTTAACAGACTCACAGAAAGAGCGATTACGAACATACTTTGCTGACAGGCCGGACATTGAATCACTGTACGAATTTTTGCATGACACAGCCGATTTATTGCGTGTGCGAGCGCAAAGCATCGATTCTTGCCGCAAGTATGTTGCTGAATTATTAGATAAAATTGAGCAACTTCGAAAAACTAGCTTCGCGCCGTTGCGTACCCTGGGCAAGACGTTGCATAATTGGCGGGAAGAAGTGGCCCGAATGTTCCGCTTTACCCGGAATAACGGCATCACAGAAGGCTTTCACCGAAAAATGAAGTTGATCCAGCGGCGTGCGTATGGCTTTCGCAACTTCGAAAACTACCGCCTGCGTGTGCGCGTTTTGTGCTGCTGAAATGGCTGGGGAATCGTTCAGAAACCTGTCGGAAAAACTGCCCGCTGAAGGGGCTTGCCCCCGTCTTTGGTGTAGAGCCGCGTCTTTTGCTGACTCGCCGTGATCAGTTAACAGACTCACAGAAAGAGCGATTACGAACATACTTTGCTGACAGGCCGGACATTGAATCACTGTACGAATTTTTGCATGACACCGCCGATTTATTGCGTGTGCGAGCGCAAAGTGTCGATTCGTGCCGCAAGTATGTTGCTGAATTATTGAAAAAAATTGATCAACTTCGAAAAACTAGCTTCGCGCCGTTGCGTACCCTGGGCAAGACGTTGCATAATTGGCGGGAAGAAGTGGCCCGAATGTTCCGCTTTACCCGGAATAACGGCATCACAGAAGGTTTTCACCGAAAAATGAAGTTGATTCAGCGGCGTGCGTATGGCTTTCGTAACTTCGAAAACTACCGCCTGCGTGTGCGTGTTTTGTGCTGCTGAAATGGCTGGGGAATAGATCAGAAACCTGTCGGAAAAACTGCCCGCTGAAGGGGCTTGCCCCCGTCTTTGGTGTAGACCCTCTTTTCTTTGGTCGGAAAATAAAGGTTGCCCTGGTGGGCATACCGGCTTTGCTTGGTATGCCCATTTTTTTGTCGAGGCGCTATGCCCCCGTCTTTGAGGTAGAGCCCAAAAAATACGTTGTCGCCCAGCACAAGGCAGGTGTTGTGCCGATAATGGGGCTAAACACGGAAAACAAAAAAGGCTCTTACAGACGTTTTCTGTAAGAGCCTAATATTGCAAGCTTTTTTGGAGCGGGAAACGGGATTTGAACCCGCAACCTTCAGCTTGGGAAGCTGACACTCTACCGTTGAGTTATTCCCGCAAAAGTGGAGCGGGAGACGGGATTTGAACCCGCGACTTCAACCTTGGCAAGGTTGCACTCTACCACTGAGTTACTCCCGCATGGTATGCGAAACGGCGAAGCGTAAAGGATGCTTGGAGGCGGCATCCAGATTTGAACTGGAGATGGAGGTTTTGCAGACCTCTGCCTTACCACTTGGCTATGCCGCCAGCAAAAAGTGGAGCGGGAGACGGGATTTGAACCCGCGACTTCAACCTTGGCAAGGTTGCACTCTACCACTGAGTTACTCCCGCTCAGCGAGAAACGGTTGTACGCGGACTGGGGCGAGGTGTCAAGCATTACTGGACTTTTTTTTGTCGCCATTCCGCAAATGCAAATAACTATTTAATTTTATTTATTAAAAATGAGCATGCACGATATTGGGCCGGGGGGCCAAACAAAGGGGCCGCCGACATTGCCGACGGCCCCTGAAATCGCGGACGCAGCAGGCTTGCCGCGTCGGGATGCGGGCATCCCGTCTGCTGCTAATCTTTGGGCCGGTTGTCCACAATGCGTTTGGCCTTGCCCTCTGAGCGCTCGATGGAGCGCGGCTCCATCAGGCGAACCTTGGCGGTAACGCCCAGATATTCCTTGATGGCTTTTTGCAGGCGGCCTTCGAGCATCTGCAGCTTGCGGATTT is from Desulfovibrio desulfuricans and encodes:
- a CDS encoding glycosyltransferase family 2 protein, which produces MPEITIIIPTYNTGPWLPYTLQSVREQTYTDFLCLVVDDGSTDNTAEFFANSTTGDPRFRFVPRPHAGVCATRNAGIALVETPLVTMLDSDDIWHPTFLERMVTALTHDSRRLAWCRYAMFMDGSSQCKPQPWVNVHQTGNIWWDMLLHAEFCMGAWVAKTVDVKAAGPFDTQLATAEDRDFLLRLLARCCADDPSAAVGLDDELLFYRQRAGSAVRNGDEALQKEWDTMRRHLEHPLVPARIRQRGYSFLAFKMAVIAAFATKDMKTALRWYFRAVRLCPANMNLYVLPLRKLVMSLGKKKDLPWLRQFLNRPLKAEKTQ
- a CDS encoding polysaccharide deacetylase family protein, whose translation is MLPLAVKSLVVKATRAMGQLPGIDCLCAPLRGNPVIVGYHRVLQHDQWQQYPCIHADLAVTPARFAEHMAYWAANAHAVSMDDVARGNLPQQAVAVGFDDFYADVAHYALPILEKFNIPAVLYLCTDFVDGDPFLWWYGIDAAVNSGKQQLDAYFAGAHFTGPLRTPLQRLTMFRRLNTFCFRLEEEQQRLFIDSLGTTRHCRQPDAMPTWEMVARLAEHPLITIGAHTLNHGALGTLADKECQRQMEQSRLRIEEMLGKPVRHLAYPFGGYNAAWQREYKMAARLDFATAVTTERGTNSPATSPHALFRSVILQEHDECMLRSLNTGWDNALRRVRQRMTGRTNA
- a CDS encoding glycosyltransferase family 4 protein, which codes for MKYNKRIVFLDQYGSLGGGQQVLLELVLAAQALFCDVAVIIPKGSCADRLTSMGVHVENTDECRLTCGTKSFFDILRFVGNGLRVFFQKLKLLKTADVIYVNGNRLLPVALLSMIFLNKKAAFHIHLNHTNLEKSIFSRVIMFRNTAAVVAPSEFIRDQLCQFSPHFNSPKLRLVENGLDSRFTQVAFKDRFSDRPIRHIGIVGRISPEKGQDVLPALARQFSDLTFHVLGDAAFSEKTYEDRLRAESPANVVFHGWVENLPAKVDEIGLQVCIIPSRCPEATPGRSFEAAPLVPLQQIAMGCMVAVRSLGSLEYIARDLSLPSFHEDQDIPGCLQSMLQTPAAELARQCRQRYDTVMAQHCHAAFQQRLRALLAGLCGVRDTTTR
- a CDS encoding DUF6056 family protein; translation: MRKNTVFIFLLAIFLLFYSLSTHTPMFADDYSFFLGSHDDLLQTIWEKYFTWGGRLLGHAWMISVQHISPQLFGIISAAAVCLLLAGVHLLTYGQAWKSNFSLWRWVFPFAIFWFCLPEAWEILLWRTGSLYLLAVTCTCFFLVPYRYYMDSGKWLPGWLALPFVLLAFCIPFWVEVVILPALFLGAFMLYRRRGQTRPPAWAVAALIALAVGAAFSIGAPGNFARASASNSFQLGTFISNAVILIYKYLYTISVPALFSALVAALLYEKSRKTQCFPFAVVLAFFAASALSVVIIFGGGSASYRALSMAFVMALVAANMAFDAALRKWSWLWILPALCIPLLAVSALQTRTDYVQLLEAQAARDADVKAAQQRGEHIVFLTEYPAVRHKNFFFLDTLRGNPVPWPSQFSRWYGLENAYLLMDATPGTLTDTASQRWTGSLPVMQGISLQGVYVTPRDKGNVVAAVFQDDKKAIDEIFFFTVAQDSSMIPKAATHLLPQKQLPALLTSPFEKISSELFDRTRIAIGPNTTMPQGNKTTMYYAKLHPRGGTEGNIALIIRIKAAGETAYVQCF
- a CDS encoding GNAT family N-acetyltransferase, which translates into the protein MRIIIEESVSPLESVWQQWEAQGSLHVFQTRAFVQTWLDTAAVAQNRTPRLAMVELDNAPAMLFPLVLRPRYGMKVLEFCGGLLCDYEAPALAPDCPQLDAPTIRHIWKNIVRQSGAQAAHLRQISSVIPNADGADRPNPLTLLDGWKAGSSSASRSSSTDGATHLARIHKKKLAQDSRRQLKRLNEIGQVRFAIADTPELATRFTRAMIAQKRRRYAETGVFDIFSLPAHEEFYLRMAQHWCAPQCSPRVHVAAMLLDDEILATHWGMQWRHSFNYLMPTHAGGPWQRYSCGRLLLEWLMTQVIDAKCTCFDFTVGAEGYKADWCNEELPLYAHCQSAGPRGFAYAALLRLKKAMARA
- a CDS encoding ISL3 family transposase, which produces MPTRATFIFRPKKRREGPVEQFLIGLRDFAIEKVVSRTPPVFEARWTGKNTCPHCAGEKLRIKDSFWRTIRNISIHGRASRLLVRCHKYRCESCGRYFNTRLAGIKVWSRTTEMLKRNIFQAYNKGVTCKEIADEHRIGVASVERYYHQMMQHKSSHWANRTCPRILGIDEHRFTRRQGFATTFCDLARRRVFDVVKGRSAADMRDFLQSLQGRHKVKVVCIDMNSAYRRLVREWFPNARIVADRFHVIRLVNQHFSELCKAIDEKQLAHGRGGMMRLLLTRRDRLTDSQKERLRTYFADRPDIESLYEFLHDTADLLRVRAQSIDSCRKYVAELLDKIEQLRKTSFAPLRTLGKTLHNWREEVARMFRFTRNNGITEGFHRKMKLIQRRAYGFRNFENYRLRVRVLCC
- a CDS encoding transposase, whose protein sequence is MLLKWLGNRSETCRKNCPLKGLAPVFGVEPRLLLTRRDQLTDSQKERLRTYFADRPDIESLYEFLHDTADLLRVRAQSVDSCRKYVAELLKKIDQLRKTSFAPLRTLGKTLHNWREEVARMFRFTRNNGITEGFHRKMKLIQRRAYGFRNFENYRLRVRVLCC